The Vibrio sp. B1FLJ16 DNA segment CGAAGGCCGAAGTTTCGCACAGGCTATCGACCTTGGCTTTGACAGCGCATTTGCCACCATCCTTGATGCCAACATTACCACCATGATTACCGCTGTGATCTTGTACGCCATCGGTAACGGCCCGATCCAGGGCTTTGCATTAACGTTAGGTTTAGGTTTGTTAACCAGTATGTTTACCGGCGTATTTGCCTCGCGAGCAATGATCAACTTAATTTGGGGTCGCGACACCCGTCGTGATGTGAGGGTTTAATCATGGTTAAAACAATACAAAAACATATTCGTAAAGTGCGTTATTTCACTACGCTGGTTTCTGTCATTTTGACCGTAATCGCGATTGCAGCGCTAGGGATGAGAGGTTTAAATCTGGGTCTCGATTTTACCGGAGGCATGGTAACCGAGGTCAAAATAGATGAGCAGTTAACCAGCCAGGATTTGCTAAGCGCACTACAGCCAAAACGCGGAGAGTCAACATCTGTGACGCGTTCAGGAGAGGATGGGCGCTGGGTTATTCGTTATGCTGCGTCGGAACAAAGCCAGGCTCTGCCAAGTGTCGCGGATGTTCTGAAGTCGATCTCACACCGAGTTGATGTCGTGAGTAACAGCATCGTTGGCGCACAGGTAGGCCAGGATTTGTTTGAGCAAGGTGGCTTAGCTCTGCTTATTTCAGTACTAACTATCCTGGCGTACTTATGTTTCCGCTTTGAATGGCGTTTAGCCAGTGGCTCGTTGTTCGCTCTCGCACATGATGTCGTGCTTGTATTAGGTTTCTTTGCCATTACCCAGATGGAGTTTAACCTCACAGTCTTTGCAGCAATTTTGGCAATTCTTGGCTACTCCCTGAATGACTCAATTATTATCTCTGACCGGATTAGAGAATTACTGATTGCCAAGCAGAGTTGGAAAACAGAAGAGATCAATGATCAGGCAGTGATTGCAACATTTTCCCGCACCATGGTGACTTCAGGTACCACTCTGATCACTGTAGGCGCATTGTGGATGATGGGTGGAGCTGCATTGGCTGGTTTCTCTACTGCAATGTTTATAGGGGTGCTTTCTGGTACCTGGTCTTCTATTTCAATCGGTACGGTATTGCCAGAGCGTTTGAAACTCGAACCGAAACATTACCTTGCGGTTGAAGTTGATACTGCACCATAGCAGAATGAACATTAATCGATGATATAAAACTGCCACTCTAAATGAGTGGCAGTTTTGTTTTTTGCTCTGGGAATAATGGTTATTACTCAAGGAAAAATTAATCATTGAGATGGGTAATGGAGTGCTGAAGAAACCCTATTTTTCACCATTAACTCATTAATAACCAGACACCCACGCCCATCATTAACGTACCGGCGATGCGATTCATTAAACGTACGTTTTCAGTATGTCCCAGGATTCGTTTTAACCCTTTTCCCCCGGTTGCGTAAAGTGACATACAAAGGAATTCAAACATCAGGATGATAGAAATTAAAACAACCAATTGAGGGCCAAGGGCGGCATTTTGGTCAATGAATGGTGGAAGAAGCGATATCATAAAAGCCCAACCTTTCGGGTTGGCAATCGCAGTAACAAAACCTTGTACAACTAGGTTCCAATTGCCTTTAGGCAGTGCTTCTTGAGTCTCGATGCTGATAGCGAGTTTGCCACGTGAACGCCACATTTCTATGCCTAAATACAGCAGATAGGCACCACCAATAAACTTTAGCGCAACAAACAACCAAGGGTAGTTTAGCATAACTGCAGCTATACCTATTACCGCCGATATTGATACCAGTGCAACTCCGGCTAGCTCTCCGATCATCATCCATAATGTACGGCGATAACCGACACTCATTCCTAATGTGAGCGCGAGAGTCATACACATCCCCGGAGTGATTGAAACAAAAAAGAAGGTCGGGATGAACATACTGAGCAGTGTCATATTCATGGGTGTAATTATCAAGTAGTAGAAGATGACTCACAAAGATAGTGCAATCTGGTGGATGATGCTACTGCAAACTTGTTGTTATTTTTACTTTTATTAATTGAATTCTATTAAATATATTAAAAAACAATTCATCATAATTTAATTTCTGCGTCATGTTAGTGCGTCCGCACCAGATGAGCGCAATATTAATATCATAAAATTAAATAAACAAAACGTTAATTAAGAAGATAATAATAATTCTCTTTTACAATTCTATCAGGAGCTAATTAATAATGGCTCGTATTGTTTTAAACAAAATTTATTAAACAGAATAACAGACGCTAATTTGGAATTTTTGCTCTAATTTTTAGTGTTTGAAATATATTGATAATACGAAATATGACTTTAAATCACGAGTGTGTGCAATATTGGTGCAATTCTTCAAATTATTGATTTTAAAGTTAATTTGTTGAGGTTTAGTTAGTGGTCAGACAAGGTAAAGCCTTTCAAAAACAAGTGTTTAATTAAGTTTAACAAAAAATTAACATTACATTTTAAATGAGATCTATATCAACCTTATAAGAAGAGCATATCTTTTTATTTGAAATGTAATATTTTTGAGTTAACTTAAATAAAGGCACTAAAGGAATTGTGCGGAATGAATAAATAAACAGGTCAGTTTGTTTAATAGGTATTTTTATAGTCAAATGGTTTTTATCCCCATTAAGTAAGAATGGAGTCTTCAATGAATAAAGTCGCGTTGATTACTGGATCAAAAGGCGGAATTGGTTCTGCTATTTCCTCTCAATTAGTAAATGATGGCTATCGCGTTATTGCCACTTACAGCACAGGGAAGCATGAAAGTGCGTTGGAATGGTTTAACAGCAAAGGGTTTACCAAAGATCAGGTTCGCCTTTTGGAGCTGGATGTAACTGACACTGCACAATGTGCTGAAAAGTTAGCTCTCTTACTTGAGGAAGAAGGTACTATCGATGTGGTTGTCAACAATGCGGGTATCACACGTGATGGTCAGTTTAAGAAGATGACCGCACAGGCCTGGAATGACGTTATTAATACTAACCTAAATAGTTTGTTTAATGTGACTCAACCACTTTTTGCTGTGATGTGTGAAAAAGGTGGCGGTCGCATAATTAATATCTCTTCTGTTAACGGTATAAAAGGCCAGTTTGGACAGGCTAACTACTCTGCTGCTAAAGCGGGCATGATCGGTTTTTCGAAAGCACTTGCTTACGAGGGTGCGCGTTCTGGTGTAACGGTTAACGTTATTGCTCCGGGTTATACGAGCACTCCGATGGTCGAGCAAATGAAGCCTGAAATCCTGAGCTCTATTACCGATCAAGTACCTATGAAACGTTTGGCAACACCAGAGGAAATTGCTGCTTCTGTCAGCTTCTTAGTGAGTGATGCCGGTGCGTATATTACCGGAGAAACGCTGTCGGTGAACGGCGGCCTTTACATGCACTAAGGATTGTGATGATGGAAAAAGTTTATATCGTTGCTGCAAAGCGCACGCCAATTGGCGCATTTGGTGGCAGCCTGAAAGACACGCCTGCCGGTGAACTTGCGGCAGTTGCTATTAAAGGCGCACTTCAATCTGCAAATCTGGACGGCGAAAAAATTGATGAAGTAATTGTCGGTAATGTCGTTAGTGCAGGTCAGGGCATGGGCGTGGGCCGTCAGGCAGCATTATATGCCGGAATTCCAGAGTCGGTTCCTGCCTATGGCGTTAACATGGTTTGTGGCAGCGGGATGAAAACCGTAATGGACGCGGTTACTCATATCCGAAGTGGTGACGCACAAGTTGTCGTTGCTGCGGGCGTTGAAGTCATGTCTCAAATTCCATTTACGGTGCCGAGTAGCGTTCGTGATGGCAATAAAATGGGTAACATGGAGCTTAAAGATCTGCTCATTGCCGATGGCTTAACGGATGTATTTAACCAGTACCACATGGGCGTAACTGCCGAAAATGTTGCGAAGCAAGTTGGCATCACGCGAGAGCAACAAGACGAGTATGCGTTATACAGCCAGCAGAAAGCTGTTGCGGCGATTGAAGCAGGTAAATTCAAAGACGAAATCGTGCCAGTGGAAGTGAAACTGCGCCGTGAAACGATAGTCTTTGATACTGATGAATATCCAAAGGCAAACGCAACGCTGGAAGGTTTAAGCAAGCTTCGCCCAGCATTTGACCGCGAAGGTACAGTTACAGCGGGTAATGCTTCCGGTATTAACGACGGTGCAAGTGCTATCGTTGTAGCCTCAGAAAGTGCAGTCCAAGCATACGGCCTGACGCCTCTGGCAGAGGTTGTCAGCTATGCTCAGTCAGGTATTGATCCGAAAGTCATGGGCTTGGGCCCGGTAGAGTCGGTCAATAAAGCCCTGCAAAAAGCGGATTTAACCATCGAGGATATCGATGTATACGAATTGAATGAGGCTTTTGCTGCGCAAGCATTAGGCGTTATTCATCAGCTGGCTGAAACGAACAAGGTTTCAGTAAGTTCAATTCAAGAAAAAGCGAACTTTAATGGCGGTGCCATCGCGTTAGGCCATCCGCTTGGCGCATCAGGTAACCGTATTTTGGTTACTCTAGTTCACGAACTTCATAAACAAAACGGTCAATACGGCGTTGCTTCGCTTTGTGTGGGCGGTGGTATGGGTACGGCTGTTATTTTAAAAACAGTTAACTAGTTTATTAAAACGGACATTTTAAATTTTTTATCTAGGAGATAAGACATGTACACTGATTTCTTTAAAACATTCAGCAACCAAACTGAAAAAACTCTAGAACCTTACTTGAAGTTCAACAAACTGGTAACTAAGAACGTAGAAGTTCTGACTGAGCTACAACTTAATGCTATGCGTACATACAGTGAAATGGGCATTAATCAAATGAAAGCGGCGTCAGAGATCAAAGATGTAACTACTCTTACTGCATTCAGCAGCCAGCAATTGAGCGTACTTACCAAGCTTTCTCAGCAGATGACAGATGACAGCAACAAGCTGCAAGCCATCGCTCAAGAGTTTAAAGACGACGTTGAGAAACTCACTTCGGAAAATCTAAAGACAGTTACTCCTGCGTAATTTGTCTTAATATCGCCGCCCAAGTTAGATATCTATACATGGGCGGCGTTGTTTTATCCGAATATAGGAGTATGTCTATGTTTCAACACTTCTTTTCGGACTATCTTGTTAAGCTTCAGGAAACCAATCAGCAATGGTGGCATAATTTTGAAGCAAACAAGGCAGCCGTGAATTCTCCTTTGAACAAGGCTATGCAAGAAGTGAACTTTGAGGATGCTGCCAAACTGTTTGAACAAGCTGCCAACCAACCTGCTGCTATTCTTAAGCTGCAAGCAGAGTGGTGGGAGCAACAGCTACAGATATGGCAGAACGTCGTTTTAGCAGGCAACCAGAAGCAAATCATAGAAGCCGAACAGGGTGACAAGCGCTTTTCTCATGAGGATTGGCAAAATGAAGCGATGTACAGCTTCATAAAGCAATCCTATCTTTTGTTTAGTAAAACCTATTTGGAAACCATCGAGTCTTTAGAAGGGCTGGATGAGAAGGCAAAAGAGAGAATTATTTTCTTTTCGCGCCAAGCCATAAACGCCCTTTCTCCTTCTAATTTTATCGCGACGAACCCAGAGCTATTAAAGCTGACACTGGAGCAAAACGGTCAAAATTTGTTAGCGGGTTTGGAGCAGTTGAAAGAAGACGTTGAGTCGAGTGCGGACATTCTGAAAATCCGTATGACGAATAACAATGCTTTCCGTGTTGGTGAAGATGTTGCAACCACCGCGGGCGATGTGGTTTTCAAAAATGAGCTGTTCGAACTGATCCAATACCGTCCGTTGACTGAGAAGGTAAACGCAACACCATTGTTGCTTGTTCCTCCTTTTATCAACAAGTATTACATCATGGATATGACGGCTAAGAATTCAATGGTGCACTGGTTGCTAGAGCAGGGACACAGTGTATTCATGATCTCTTGGCGCAATCCGGGTAAAGAGCAAGCTAATGTCGAGTACGGTGACTACGTAACGGAAGGGGTGGTCAAAGCGGTCTCAGCAATAGAAGACATTACTGGTCAAGATCAAATTAATGCCGCAGGTTACTGTATTGGCGGTACTTTGCTCGCGACTACTATTGCATATTACGCCGCGAAGCGTATGAAAAAGCGTATTAAGTCCGCCACTTTCTTTACTACGCTGCTCGATTTTTCTCAGCCGGGAGAAGTGGGTGCTTACATCAACGAAGCCATCATCAGTGCAATCGAAGCTCAGAACAACGCAAAAGGGTATATGGACGGTCGCTCATTAAGTGTGACTTTCAGCTTGTTGCGTGAAAACAGCCTGTACTGGAATTACTACGTGGACAACTACCTGAAAGGGAATAGTCCGGTAGATTTTGATTTGTTGTATTGGAATAGTGACAGCACCAACATCAGTGCGGCGTGCCACAATTTCATGCTTCGAGAGTTTTACCTAGAGAACAAGTTAGTTCAGGATAAGGGCGTAAAAATCGGTGGTGTGTGGATAGACCTCAATAAGATCAAAATCCCGAGCTATTTCGTGTCTGCGAAAGAAGACCATATTGCTCTGTGGCAAGGGACTTACCGAGGTGCTCTCAATACTGGCGGTAACAAGACGTTTGTACTGGGTGAATCGGGCCATATAGCCGGTATCATTAATCCACCAGCTAAAAACAAATATGGCTTTTGGGTGAACGATACATTAGAAGACTCGGCGGATGAATGGCTAAGTAATGCAGAGCATAAAGAGGGTTCTTGGTGGAGCCACTGGAATGACTGGTTACTACAGTTCAACCAGAAAGAGCAGGTTGCACCATTCCCTGTTGGCTCTGACAACAATCCAGTGATTGATCAAGCGCCGGGCGTCTACGTCAAACAGGTGTTGCCTGTGGAATAACACCCTTCGGTTAGGGCTTTTAGTATTAAAAATAGCGACCTATATGGTCGCTTTTCTTTTTAGCAATCGCAGTTCTCGCTGCTTTTAAAAATTGCAGATTCCTGGAGCTAAACCGTATAAAAGTTGCACTACGCACTTGCCTTGTTAACGATTCTTGAACTTACTATCCCTGATAGGATTTGAAGCTTGCCTGTGGAAACAATTTCCGGATCGTATGATGTCATTTAGAGATTTATCTTACATAAATTCTTTTGATGAAAATGTAACATAAATACTTTTATAACAATGATTTACCATTGCCTTTATGTGAGGCTAGGTATAACTCACGTTACTAATCTATCTATTAATAACAACCATCACTTCGCTCTTTATTTTACATGTGGAGATAACTAGATGAATGTAAAAACCCTACACAAAAGCTACTTAGGCGTTATGCTTTAATATGAAAAAATATCGACCTCGATCCGGAACTATTTGTTTGCAATCTGTTTGATTCCAGTGATTTTCAATCTGGCTCTCAGCGGGTTGTTTCTGTATAAGAAACATTTTGAATATACTTTTGAATGGTTAGAAAATCAGAATAAAATCTTTGAAACATTCGTAAGAGGTTATTTTAAAGAAAGAGAAGCAGATATTAATACGCTGACATCGAATATCTCTCTGATATCTAACCTGGTCTCTGATGACAGAGACAAACAAGATGCATTCTTACACACGTTTTTAACTAACTACGGTTACCAGTCCTTACTTGTTCTCGATGAAGATAAAGAGAAACTCTATTACGAGTTTGATTATGGTAATCATGACCAAGGAGATTTTTTACGTCACGCAAAATTCATCTCCAATAGAATGGATAATAAAGAAACTGGTAATGTTACGTTCGACTATTTTACCGTTGATAGTACGCTATTTGGTATTGTGGCGAAAAAGTCTACCCTGCGGAACGGCAAGTCACTGTACTTCTTCTTAACGGTTAATAATGAGCACCTAAACAATGTCCTTTTTTCCTCTTCATTTTATGTTGATGGTGCAATTTCTTACTTGGTTAATAAAAACGCGAATGGCGCTTACTTTTTCTTAACTGACGTCGTTCAGGACGGACAAACATTTAAGTATGGTGATAAAGCCTCACGTGTCCCTCTTTATTGGACCTATGCCGATCAGAATGTCACAAGAGACTCGTTTGTTTACGATGATTTGTCTGGTGAAAGTTCGTTGGTTTCCTATTCGTTGTTAACCGAGCTTGATGAAAATTTTATTTTAATTTCTAAAATTCAATCTAAATTCATAGTCGATCCATTACTTGAATCATCTTATTACATCTCCGTTGGCGTCATCATTGTCTTCCTGGTTGTTCTTTTCTTTTCAAATAAATTAAAGATTATGATGTAAACAGATCTGAATAGCATCATTACCTTTTGTTCAGACTTGATAGCTGGTGAAAAGAAACGAAAGCTAAACGTTAGTGATTATTATGAGACTAATGCGATTAAAGAAAGCTTGATGGAAGTCTCTGAACACTTGGATGAAGATAAAATCAGAAAAGGCTATGAGATAAAAATTGAGAAAGATCTCAGGCTATCTAAAGACCTCAAAGAATTCTCGAGAAAGTCGATTCTTATCATCAGAGAAATGTTTGATGTCAACTTTGCCGCTTTTTACTACAAGACAGAAGATGAATTTAAACTATTAAGCCAGTATTTTTCTTCTATGGATAAATCAATACCGTTAGAAGACGGCGTTGTTGGTCAGTGCTATGAACTAAACAAAGTTCTTCAGGTAAAAGGTTCGGTTTTTGATAAAAATGAGTTCCTTAAAGGGGCTTTCTTAGATGTGGGGTCTCAAGCGTTGTACCCGCAGTACTATATTTTTATACCCGTGATTGCATCTAAAGAATCTCTCGCTTCAGGTATTCTTGTTGGCGCACTAAACCATAAGTTAAATAGCTCTCAATTGGAGTTTCTGGAGAAGACAAGGGTTAACCTTGCCCTGATTATGTCTTTTGTGGCACAGAGAGAAAACTTGAATACGTTGTTTGAGCAAACAAAGCGCAGAGAGGAAGAACTGGACCAGCTCAATGAAGAACTGACGTTTTTGTCCCGAAATGACTCTCTGACAGGAATTTCCAACCGTTTCTACGGGGAGTATTTGCTTGAGAAAACGCTGAAAAATAAAGAAGTTTCAACACGACCACTATCGGTACTCATGTTCGATGTTGATCATTTCAAATCCTACAATGACACTTACGGGCATGTGGCTGGTGATAAATGCTTACAGCAGATTGCGCAGTGCCTTGGTGACATGGGATTCAGAAATGACGATTTCTTCTTTCGATTTGGTGGTGAAGAGTTTGTGGTCGTCTTACCTAATACTTCAACAAAGAATGCGGTGCAGGTTGCTGAGAAGTTGAGAAAATCTATTCAAGATCTGGCGATACTTCATGAAAGCAGCCCCACGTCCGATGTCGTCACTATCAGCGCCGGGGTATTTACTTTAACTCAAGAGGCGACACATATTGATAGCGTTACGCAGCTAATCCAGAAAGTCGATGAGAATCTATATTTGGCCAAGAATAAGCGTAATTCAGTTTGCTGCGGAGAGGTTGAATCATAACGGGACAAACCAGTAAGCGGTAATATTGTTTTCGGAACGTTCCTCCAAGAACGAATAGCACCGAAAGGCTGACGATGCTCCTCTTGTCAGCCTTTTTTGTATTCTGAGGCTTCAAAATCATAGCAATTGAACGCTTGTGAATGGTCGTAGATGTTGCCGTATCAGTTTTACTAAGCTGCAAGTTGCTCTACTGACAAATTGCCTTGCTATTAGGCTTGGCCTGTCTTGGTTGTCACTAATGGCTCAGCGACAGTTACAGGCCACTTCACCTTTTTATATTCCTTTAATGTGAATTAGTGACATTCTCTGAATCCTGCATTTTGCTGGTATTTGATTAACAATTTAATTGAGCACAAAACAAAAAAGCGCTGAGTAAACACTCAGCGCTTTTCATTATTAAAGCATGAACAAAACAGGGTTTGTCGATGTTTTAATCCGAGTAATGGTTCTGGCTACATCTTTTTATCTTTGCCTAACGATAATATCCATAGCGAGATTGCTGCTACGCCAATAAAGCCGGACAGAATGATAACCGGCATTGCACTGTAGCCGAGGATATGCCAAATCACAGATTCTAATGTACTCACAATCGGTTCTCCTTATTGCCAACCTTCAACGCCGTGCATGTCAGGCAGTTTGTGTGCGATACCTTTATGGCAGTCTACACAGGTTTTGTCGCCCGAAGCCAAGGCTGTTGAGTGTTGATTTGCTGCACGTGAGCCCTGTTGGGAGTAGTCCATGAAATCGAACTCATGACAGTTACGACATTCCAGAGAATCATTTTTCTTCATACGAGCCCATTCGCGCTCCGCCAGGTGTCCACGGCGTTCCTGAAACTTCTCTGGGGTGTCAATGGTGCGCAGAACGTAGTGAGCAAATAACTCTTTTGATGCCTGAACTTTACGTACAATCTTGTCTGTCCATTCGTGAGGAACGTGACAGTCAGAACAGATAGCACGCACGCCAGAGCGGTTAGAGTAGTGGATTGTCTCTTTAATCTCAGCAACGATTGGAGCATGACAGCCAGAACAGAACTCTTCTGTATTGGTTGCTTCCATCCCCGTGTTAAATGCGCCCCAAAACAGCAGACCACCAGCAAAACCGAGGAATAAAACCAAACCTGCTGCTGCTTTACTCGGGCTCTTCAGTCTGTTCCAAAACGCTTTAAGTATTTTCATAAGTAACCTCTTAGCACTCGCGTTTCAATTACTGAAGTGAATCTACAGATTTGAATTCATTTTCCACTAATGGCTTGGCATTGGTTTGTGGAACATGGCATTGCAAACAGAAGAAGCGACGAGGTGATACGTCGGCAAGCACCGCATCCTGACGGTTAACGTAATGCGTTACGCTGATTTTTGTTGCGCCTGAAGCTTTTGCATTTTTCCAGCTATGGCAGGCGAGACATTTGTTAGCATTCAGCGATACTTCATAGTTACGGATGCTATGAGGGATCAATGGTGGCTGATAGACAAAGCTGTCCTCAACGATCTGATCTTTAGGGAAGTCTTTAAACTCGTCAGCAGGTCGAGTGTCTTCCAGTTGAGACATACCGCGCAGAGATTCTAATCCACCTATGCCACCGGGGTTGTCTAGTTCAGCTTGTGCAATGCCTGTCATTAAAGCACCTATTGATAAAAGTGCGACAAGTAATTTTTTCATCGTTTTTTCTCCGCCTCTAAGGCTTTAATTCTTTTCAGGCCGCCGCGCGGGCGGCCGTTTTATTCGATATCTGAAGATTTAAGCGATCTTAGTGATTTTGACAGGACACTTTTTGAAGTCTGTCTGTTTAGACAGTGGGTCAGTCGCGTCAAGGATTAACTTATTAATCAAAATACGAGCATCAAAGAACGGTACGAATACCAGGCCTTTTGGCGGGCGGTTACGGCCACGTGTTTCGACACGTACACGCACTTCACCTCGTTTATTGGCAATGAGCACTTCTTCACCGCGACGAACATTGCGCGCTTTGGCGTCTTCCGGGTGCATGTAACACACTGCATCAGGAACGGCTTTATACAGTTCAGGCACGCGGCGAGTCATCGTACCGGTATGCCAGTGTTCAAGTACACGACCTGTACATAACCATAAGTCGTATTCTGCATCAGGCACTTCCGGTGGCGCTTCATATGGCGCTGAAATGATCTTCGCTTTGCCATCTGCATTACCGTAGAAGTCCCAGCCAGACCCGGCTTTTGCGTAAGGATCCGAACCTTCTTTAAAGCGCCATTGTGTTTCTTTACCGTCAACCACCGGCCAGCGTAGGCCGCGAACAGTATGGTATACATCGTAAGGTGCTAAGTCGTGACCGTGACCACGTCCAAATTCAGCGTATTCTTCAAACAGGCCTTTCTGAACGTAGTAGCCGAAGTGATGCGAATCGTCGTTCAGTTCACGAGACTCTTCTACAGGGAACTTGTCGACCTGGCCGTTCGCGAACAGAACGTCGTACATGGTTTTACCACGGTATTCCGGCGCTTTAGCCAGCAGTTCTTCTGGCCACACTTCTTCGATTTTGAAGCGTTTTGAGAATTCCATTACCTGCCAAAGGTCTGACTTCGCTTCACCGACTGTACCTACTTGTTGATACCAAACCTGAGTACGGCGTTCAGCGTTACCGTAAGCACCTTCTTTTTCAATCCACATTGCGGTTGGAAGAACCAGGTCCGCGGCTTGTGCAGTAGCTGTTGGATATGGGTCAGAGACAATAATGAAGTTGTCAGGATTACGGTAGCCAGGCAGACGTTCATTGTTGATGTTCGGACCGGCTTGCATGTTGTTGTTACATTGAACCCAGTAACAGTTTAATACACCATCATTAAGCATACGGTCTTGTAAAACAGCGTGGAAGCCCGGTTTTGGTGGGATGGTGCCTTCAGGTAATTTCCAGATTTCCTCTGCGATTGCACGGTGTTTAGGGTTTGCTACTACCATGTCGGCAGGCAGACGGTGCGCAAAT contains these protein-coding regions:
- a CDS encoding SDR family oxidoreductase; the protein is MNKVALITGSKGGIGSAISSQLVNDGYRVIATYSTGKHESALEWFNSKGFTKDQVRLLELDVTDTAQCAEKLALLLEEEGTIDVVVNNAGITRDGQFKKMTAQAWNDVINTNLNSLFNVTQPLFAVMCEKGGGRIINISSVNGIKGQFGQANYSAAKAGMIGFSKALAYEGARSGVTVNVIAPGYTSTPMVEQMKPEILSSITDQVPMKRLATPEEIAASVSFLVSDAGAYITGETLSVNGGLYMH
- a CDS encoding TIGR02808 family protein, with the translated sequence MSTLESVIWHILGYSAMPVIILSGFIGVAAISLWILSLGKDKKM
- a CDS encoding nitrate reductase cytochrome c-type subunit, with the translated sequence MKKLLVALLSIGALMTGIAQAELDNPGGIGGLESLRGMSQLEDTRPADEFKDFPKDQIVEDSFVYQPPLIPHSIRNYEVSLNANKCLACHSWKNAKASGATKISVTHYVNRQDAVLADVSPRRFFCLQCHVPQTNAKPLVENEFKSVDSLQ
- a CDS encoding NapC/NirT family cytochrome c, producing MKILKAFWNRLKSPSKAAAGLVLFLGFAGGLLFWGAFNTGMEATNTEEFCSGCHAPIVAEIKETIHYSNRSGVRAICSDCHVPHEWTDKIVRKVQASKELFAHYVLRTIDTPEKFQERRGHLAEREWARMKKNDSLECRNCHEFDFMDYSQQGSRAANQHSTALASGDKTCVDCHKGIAHKLPDMHGVEGWQ
- the secF gene encoding protein translocase subunit SecF, whose product is MVKTIQKHIRKVRYFTTLVSVILTVIAIAALGMRGLNLGLDFTGGMVTEVKIDEQLTSQDLLSALQPKRGESTSVTRSGEDGRWVIRYAASEQSQALPSVADVLKSISHRVDVVSNSIVGAQVGQDLFEQGGLALLISVLTILAYLCFRFEWRLASGSLFALAHDVVLVLGFFAITQMEFNLTVFAAILAILGYSLNDSIIISDRIRELLIAKQSWKTEEINDQAVIATFSRTMVTSGTTLITVGALWMMGGAALAGFSTAMFIGVLSGTWSSISIGTVLPERLKLEPKHYLAVEVDTAP
- a CDS encoding phasin family protein — encoded protein: MYTDFFKTFSNQTEKTLEPYLKFNKLVTKNVEVLTELQLNAMRTYSEMGINQMKAASEIKDVTTLTAFSSQQLSVLTKLSQQMTDDSNKLQAIAQEFKDDVEKLTSENLKTVTPA
- the phaC gene encoding class I poly(R)-hydroxyalkanoic acid synthase → MFQHFFSDYLVKLQETNQQWWHNFEANKAAVNSPLNKAMQEVNFEDAAKLFEQAANQPAAILKLQAEWWEQQLQIWQNVVLAGNQKQIIEAEQGDKRFSHEDWQNEAMYSFIKQSYLLFSKTYLETIESLEGLDEKAKERIIFFSRQAINALSPSNFIATNPELLKLTLEQNGQNLLAGLEQLKEDVESSADILKIRMTNNNAFRVGEDVATTAGDVVFKNELFELIQYRPLTEKVNATPLLLVPPFINKYYIMDMTAKNSMVHWLLEQGHSVFMISWRNPGKEQANVEYGDYVTEGVVKAVSAIEDITGQDQINAAGYCIGGTLLATTIAYYAAKRMKKRIKSATFFTTLLDFSQPGEVGAYINEAIISAIEAQNNAKGYMDGRSLSVTFSLLRENSLYWNYYVDNYLKGNSPVDFDLLYWNSDSTNISAACHNFMLREFYLENKLVQDKGVKIGGVWIDLNKIKIPSYFVSAKEDHIALWQGTYRGALNTGGNKTFVLGESGHIAGIINPPAKNKYGFWVNDTLEDSADEWLSNAEHKEGSWWSHWNDWLLQFNQKEQVAPFPVGSDNNPVIDQAPGVYVKQVLPVE
- a CDS encoding acetyl-CoA C-acetyltransferase encodes the protein MEKVYIVAAKRTPIGAFGGSLKDTPAGELAAVAIKGALQSANLDGEKIDEVIVGNVVSAGQGMGVGRQAALYAGIPESVPAYGVNMVCGSGMKTVMDAVTHIRSGDAQVVVAAGVEVMSQIPFTVPSSVRDGNKMGNMELKDLLIADGLTDVFNQYHMGVTAENVAKQVGITREQQDEYALYSQQKAVAAIEAGKFKDEIVPVEVKLRRETIVFDTDEYPKANATLEGLSKLRPAFDREGTVTAGNASGINDGASAIVVASESAVQAYGLTPLAEVVSYAQSGIDPKVMGLGPVESVNKALQKADLTIEDIDVYELNEAFAAQALGVIHQLAETNKVSVSSIQEKANFNGGAIALGHPLGASGNRILVTLVHELHKQNGQYGVASLCVGGGMGTAVILKTVN
- a CDS encoding GGDEF domain-containing protein — protein: MEVSEHLDEDKIRKGYEIKIEKDLRLSKDLKEFSRKSILIIREMFDVNFAAFYYKTEDEFKLLSQYFSSMDKSIPLEDGVVGQCYELNKVLQVKGSVFDKNEFLKGAFLDVGSQALYPQYYIFIPVIASKESLASGILVGALNHKLNSSQLEFLEKTRVNLALIMSFVAQRENLNTLFEQTKRREEELDQLNEELTFLSRNDSLTGISNRFYGEYLLEKTLKNKEVSTRPLSVLMFDVDHFKSYNDTYGHVAGDKCLQQIAQCLGDMGFRNDDFFFRFGGEEFVVVLPNTSTKNAVQVAEKLRKSIQDLAILHESSPTSDVVTISAGVFTLTQEATHIDSVTQLIQKVDENLYLAKNKRNSVCCGEVES
- a CDS encoding LysE family translocator; translation: MNMTLLSMFIPTFFFVSITPGMCMTLALTLGMSVGYRRTLWMMIGELAGVALVSISAVIGIAAVMLNYPWLFVALKFIGGAYLLYLGIEMWRSRGKLAISIETQEALPKGNWNLVVQGFVTAIANPKGWAFMISLLPPFIDQNAALGPQLVVLISIILMFEFLCMSLYATGGKGLKRILGHTENVRLMNRIAGTLMMGVGVWLLMS